A region of the Echeneis naucrates chromosome 22, fEcheNa1.1, whole genome shotgun sequence genome:
gtaaacagtATGTGTGACAGATCTACTGCCACCCAGTGGCTTAATAGGGCACCATCAGCATCGTGATCATgataaataaatctgtgcaCATACTACAAAGACAACAGAGCAAAAAGCACATGATCCCTCAGGCAGTAACAGTTATTTCACCTTCAGGCTGATGGCATGGTTCTGGTTTCTCTATCTGCCGCCCTGAGGAGGCGCCCTCTTCACTCATGGAGGTATTGGACTTTTGAAGATCAACATTAGACTCAGCAATATTGACCCATTGTTTATCATCCTTATCCTCATTCTTATCAGTTgcgttctcctcctcctcctcctcttcctcttctccactAGGGGGGAGCTCTTTCATGTTGAAGAGCTCTGCAGGCAGGTTTGGCCGCCTCGGTGGTAACTTCTAGAGACGGAGGAAACATCAATggcacagtgaaaaaaaatagCTCTGATGCCATTTTCCTTCCTGATACTAATTCTGATACCTGACCCTGTATCCATGGATACCAACACATCAAAACAATAGCTCAGTCTTTATATTGCCTAACCTGTTCAGATGTGCTATGAGTGCCATTGGTTTTTGGTGTAGCTCAGGTTTAACCCTTTGGAAAACATGTATGATATATGAATCCCATAGAATCTCTTATTCTATTGTTGCAATTTACTTTTGGGACGCCattcttctttcattctttcattcttgACAGTCACAgctaaattttttttatgtgactaCAGCTTTAGAGCattaaagaatattttatttcccATAAAACGGATGTTTTATCTGACTGTGAAAGTGTATCAGTAAAAAATTTGCTGTCTGTTTGATGCATGGACTCACTATCTTCCAGTACAGCAATTTACGCAGTTATGGGCATTGTGTCAATGGATAAactttgttaaaaataaaaaaacaaacaaaaaaacctacCCCAATGGCGCCAGTCTTCAATTTGAATTTGCTTCCTCCCTTCATTGCTCCAAACAGTGGTAAGCTCTTTTTAGGCTTCTCAGACTCTGTACTGCCACTAGATCACCAAAACACATCAACATAtcatgtgtgtttaaatgtgaaatacaCTTCACAGGCTTCATGAACTACATAATCGAATCTAACCTTGGCAGCAGCGATGGCATCTGTGCAGGCCTTGTGAGTTCGACCAGTTTGCGAAGTCGCTGGGCATCTTTGCGCAAATCTGCCACATGAACATGAAGCTTCCTGCGCTCCACAGAATCCATTTCTGTCTCGCTTCTAACTGCAGTCATAAACGCATCCAGCGAGTCTTCTGTGGAAGAGCCAGACGAGTCTAGGAGGAGAGATAAAAATCAACAATCTTGCGAGGAGATTATATTTAAGTGGTAGAGGCATGTGTCACAGGTGATATTGACTTACTTCCTCTGCCAGAGTTGAGCTTTTTCTGGgtgtcctccagctccttctccacctcTGACAGTTTGGCCACCTACAGTAAAATCAGGCAGGTGAGCATTCCCACAGCTTAAATACACACACTATACAACATGGAGTTGTCACTTTCAGTACATCTAGCAGTTCCACACCTAATTCACTGTTTTGACACTGACAGctagtgtatttattttacaatctTCAGTGTAAGAAGTGTGTGGTATCTTGTCATATGAACACTAACCCATCTGTTAATGCTGCTGCATATTCTGGTCTGTGGATGATGCTAACATGCTAGATTAGTGAACATAGATTGTATTAGGCCTGCTACACATTAGTGTGAGCATGTTAGCCTTTAGCTCAAAGCAACACTTTGCCTATTGCTACACAGAGGAGCTTACCAGGTCTTTATAATTAGATATTATGatatgtttagtttttgtttaacAAATTACACACAGTCAGCTAAGTCTCCACACAATGTTCCTTGTGAACATTAAGACTTAAAGCCAATGAAGAAGAGTCACTGCCTCCTAATTATTCTATTCTTGTCATGGACGTGGTTCGGAATATTAAAATAATCCCCAGATCTGTTTAAAAGTGCAGACAGATGTTTACCAGTGATTCATAGGTCTCCGGTCGCTCTTCTATCTTTCCGGcctttttcattctctcttgcctcttcctctccacagTGCCTGTTCGATCCAGGAAGGTGTCATCATCACTGTCGTAGTAGTCCTCATCCTCCCAATTCTTCTTCTTGCGTTTGCGGGACACTGGAAATAAGGAAGTAAACCAGGATAAGCTCTGACCTCCTCTAAAGATTCAACTTTCAGACATCCCCAGTGGGGCCAAGTTTCCACCTGCTTCTTGACGCAGCAGCCCTCTGGCCTCCAACATTCGACAGGCCTCCAGGCAACACTGAACTgctgcttctttcttcttccctgtgtgtgtcacctcaGCCACCAGCTGCCGGCCCATGGCATCATCCACAGGCAGCCTGAAAGATAAATAGACACAACTGGCAACTTTACACTCCATCCACACACAATGTAACTTCATTGATGTCCAACATATCGCCTCTTACTTTATTCTGCACAGCCAGGTGCCATGGTTTTTGTCTTCATACTCAAACTCCAGCTCCTCCCCTGAGATGAATGATTTCAATATTAAAGtcaggtgatttaaaaaaaacaaacaaacaaacaaacattatttttcttctgcaactCATAAAACCTGACCTCAACTCACCTTCCCTGTCATAGAAGCCTTGTAAAGCCTTCTTTGGGTCTTTCAGGTAGGCAGCCTCCTGGTCCTCGTGGAACTCTGTTGAGAAAGGGTTTTCCTCgttctcatcttcctctggaACAACCTCCTCAGCTGGATTTACAGCCACCGTTAGGGTGAATGGAAAGAAGAGATGCAATGGGTTGGCTTGGTTATTCAGTGAATTCACACCGACTCATTGAAGACGACAACACGACAGCCGACAAGAAACAGTCTGAAGTGTAATTTGAGAACTGACAGAAAAGCTCACCCATTCCCCACGAGCAGCCTGAGTCTTCGTTCGTCTGTTTGCTCTGGCGCTTGCTGGTAGTACCTTCCGAGTCTTctgccttttcctcctcctcctcttcatcatcagaaCCAtctcccatcatcctcctctccagctctgctttc
Encoded here:
- the slc4a1ap gene encoding kanadaptin, translated to MAASPPSDASVKNTGEEMNFTAEPDECSAAENGGEPERKDSPKREPEPEDPFKKPALFAAPSLSGKRANVATSSKTAAAETKDAKENNRAERETSASEEGIREKCQQQEKNGEKDTDVPAVKAKADPKPRVLPVKGAPAGKFPPLPYTEPPWGGKASEIPYALEILKNGTIVDKLPLTDRSFFVVGRLPVCDVSLEHPSISRYHAVIQFRGQAGDGEAVGEERGFYIHDLGSTHGTVVNKNKIPPKTYIRLRVGHVLKFGGSTRLFILQGPEFDEEEESELTVTELRERAQKQKAELERRMMGDGSDDEEEEEEKAEDSEGTTSKRQSKQTNEDSGCSWGMAEEVVPEEDENEENPFSTEFHEDQEAAYLKDPKKALQGFYDREGEELEFEYEDKNHGTWLCRIKLPVDDAMGRQLVAEVTHTGKKKEAAVQCCLEACRMLEARGLLRQEAVSRKRKKKNWEDEDYYDSDDDTFLDRTGTVERKRQERMKKAGKIEERPETYESLVAKLSEVEKELEDTQKKLNSGRGNSSGSSTEDSLDAFMTAVRSETEMDSVERRKLHVHVADLRKDAQRLRKLVELTRPAQMPSLLPSGSTESEKPKKSLPLFGAMKGGSKFKLKTGAIGKLPPRRPNLPAELFNMKELPPSGEEEEEEEEENATDKNEDKDDKQWVNIAESNVDLQKSNTSMSEEGASSGRQIEKPEPCHQPEEQSHKQMEQVPEHKNIRAPAQCPESTAESNRESAAEPSPKKRKKVMGPSKPPMQLSQQYPDDDPDYSVWLPPAGQTGDGRTHLNDKYGY